TGTTTGATTTTTACTTTTAAATTAGGAACTCTTTTGTTAAAAAATACCAAGTCAAGTTTTTTAGCAATGGTCCTTACCGCTTTTAGCCCGGTATTTTTTTATTGGACTGGAAAAGTTTATGCGGAAGTTCTTTTTACATTTTTGGTTTTGCTCTCCTTAACTTTATATTTTGGATATAAAGGCAAGCATAAAAGTTTGTTATTAGGCTTAATGTGCGGACTAGCTTTTATGACCAGATTTGAAGGTTTTCTCCTGTTTCTGGCTATTTTGGCAGGGATATTTGTTAAGAGAAATATTAAAAATTTGCTCTTTTACTTGAGTAGTTTTTCTATTGTCTCCGCGCCTTATTTTTTATTTAGGTTTATAAATCTAAGAAACTTTTCCAGCGCCTATTTTTTGGAGCCGTCCCAATTTTCGTTTGATTTTAAAGCGGGGATAGCTTTTTTTGCGAGTCTAGCATTTTTGTTTGGGTTTATCCCGCTTTTGGATTTGTCCTCGTTAAAAAAATTCCTAACCAAGAAAAACATTGGCAATCTTCTCCCTATTTTAGTATTTGTTGTTTTGGAACTTTTGCTTTCGTTTGTATGGCAAGCGGCAATCCCACGCCTTTTCGTTCCAATAATTCCACTGCTTTCCCTTGGATTAGCAAAGAGGATTACGGCTGTCCCTAAAATTAATTTTAAAAATATGGTCTTTTATGTGGCGATGTGGGCTTTGTTTTTGTTAGGGAGGTTTTATGTACGCTTGCCGTTTTTGGTATTTGGGAAGCTCGTGTTAATTCCTTTGTTGTTAAGTTTTATTTATGCGCTATTTTTGCATTTTAG
The Patescibacteria group bacterium DNA segment above includes these coding regions:
- a CDS encoding glycosyltransferase family 39 protein is translated as MEIKFKHLILFIGFFVVVKIVFFYLTPAEWGDSYRFLRAGEYLSHFSYPLDEKRLPLFPFILSFAFLLKVDPLVWGRMAVLVLSVLCLIFTFKLGTLLLKNTKSSFLAMVLTAFSPVFFYWTGKVYAEVLFTFLVLLSLTLYFGYKGKHKSLLLGLMCGLAFMTRFEGFLLFLAILAGIFVKRNIKNLLFYLSSFSIVSAPYFLFRFINLRNFSSAYFLEPSQFSFDFKAGIAFFASLAFLFGFIPLLDLSSLKKFLTKKNIGNLLPILVFVVLELLLSFVWQAAIPRLFVPIIPLLSLGLAKRITAVPKINFKNMVFYVAMWALFLLGRFYVRLPFLVFGKLVLIPLLLSFIYALFLHFRKQSYLYLLIIAGILSSLLVAYFFKNVYKTVYQAALFGQTLEGKIAYSDETGVTNWYLKEGKGVFYDLDYSEEGEYKWLLENDISYIIDTNEHNEGSKIEVFKDEEYKSRFEIVKKFRSSIGTAETMSTIYKISKQ